The DNA window TGTTGTTTATACCAGTCCTTATGAAAGATCACACGAAACTGCCACGGTTTATGTAAAACTCGCAAAAAAAGCAATTAATATTGATCCTCGGCTTAAAGAAATTGGAACCGCCGAATGGACTGCCAAAGATTTTTCCCGTGAAAAAGACCGCATAGAAGATGTCCTGTTAAGTATTGTTGCCAAGAATCGTGGAAAAACAATTGCAATTTTTGCTCATGGAAATTTAATCAAAACTCTTTTATGCAAGATAGTGGATGCCAGCTTGAATGTTTATAACAACAAGCTTTTTATTGGGTTAGCTTCCATTACTACTATTTATGTCCAAGATACGGGTTTGATGCAAATTGTTAGTGTTTCCGATACCGCTCACGGAACCGCGCTATGCTAAATCCAATCTTTGCTTCATTGTTTAGTATTTTAGTTATCAGCCTTATTTCTATTGTTGGAGTTTTTTTGCTATTCCTAAAAAACAGAGATCTCAAAGTTACATCATTTATCCTAGTCAGCTTTGCATCTGGCGCGTTATTTGGAGACGCTTTCATCCACTTAATTCCAGAATCCTTTGCCAAATTTTCCAGCACAACAACGGTTTCGGCGCTTATTCTATTGGGAATAATTCTGTTTTTTATTTTAGAAAAATTTATCTGCTGGAGGCACTGCCATCTACCAGAAGAGAAAGCTCACCACCATCCATTAGTACTCATGAATATTTTCGGAGATGGGTTACACAATTTTATTGACGGCGCTGTTATTGCATCAAGCTTTATGGTGTCACCTCCTCTTGGAATTGCAACTGCAGTTGCGGTTCTAGCGCATGAAATTCCTCAAGAAATTGGGGATTTTGGGATCCTGCTTTATGGCGGATTAGAAAAGAGAAAAGCGTTTTTATTAAATTTAGCGTCTGGCGCTACTAGCATTTTTGGGGCATTACTAGTCTTTGCTATTGGAGATGCAAAATTAACTTTAATACTACTTCCCTTAGCAGCAGGGGGATTCTTGTATATCGCAGGATCGGATTTAGTCCCGGAACTTAAACACCATACTGGGGCTCAAGCCTCTTTTCTACAACTCATTGCAATGCTACTTGGAATTGCCATTATGTTCGGATTAAAATTTGTAGGATAGCTTATGCAAACTTCTCAAATATTTTTTGTGGTTTTAGCTTTTTCTGTTCTTGGGATTATCTACATTTTTTATCCCAGAAAATCTATCAATATTAGGTCGGTAGATATCAATGGAAAAAAAGTTGGTGTTGAAGTCGTGACAACTCCAACTAGTATGGCAAAAGGTTTGATGTTTAGAAAACACCTTGCAGAAAATTCCGGGATGCTTTTTATTTTTGGTAATTCCGCTAAACATTCCTTTTGGATGGCAAACACCCTAATTCCCCTGGATATTATTTGGATTGGCAATGACAAAAAAATTGTGGATATTAAAGAGAATGCTCCACCCTGCACGGCTAGTGTAATCAGGTCCTTTTGTACTTCTTATATCCCACAAGAAAAAGCCAACTATGTGTTAGAGGTAAACGGCAGTTGGTGCGCAAAAAATGGGGTTAAGGTTGGTGATTTCGTTTCGTTTGATTAATTTAAAGTTCCCCGAGTTCCATTTTTTCTATTTTCTCCCCTTCACTTGTAGCATATTCTAGATATTTTTCCGTAGTAGAAATTCTTTTATGACCTATAATCTTTGAAATATACAAAAGTGATGCCCCCTCTTTTAAATGTTGCACAATGAAAGTATGCCTAAAGTCGTTGACGGTAGCGTGCTCTATTCCAGTCTTTTTAAAATATCTGTCAATTGTGGCTCTGATGTTGCGAACCAAAAGAGGCTTTCCACTTTTTGTCACAAAAAATGACTTGGATTTTGTTTTGGGCTTAATCGCAAGATAGCTTTTTAACGCCTCCTGCACAGGCCTGTTTAGAGGAATCTCCCGCTTTAATACCAACATTTTTCCCATACCTTCGTTTTGAATTACAACATCTGTCATTTTAAGATTTGCCAATTCCGAAATTCTTATCCCGGTTTGCAAAAAAACCTCCAGAATAGCTGCTGTTCTGGGATCGTTTTTTACGGTGTCGCGCAAAGCTCTATACTCTAGCTTGGATAAAATTCTAGGAGCCTTGGGGGTAAATTTGGGGTGTTCTACAAGTCGGGCTGGATCGAATTTAATCACTTTTTCGTCAACCAAAAATTTAAAGAATGTTCTTGTGGAGTTTATTTTTCTTGAAATGGATTTTGCG is part of the Patescibacteria group bacterium genome and encodes:
- a CDS encoding histidine phosphatase family protein, whose amino-acid sequence is MTTVYLIRHANAYDIMGFQEPDTPLRGQGPAQAKILAQRLKLLPIDVVYTSPYERSHETATVYVKLAKKAINIDPRLKEIGTAEWTAKDFSREKDRIEDVLLSIVAKNRGKTIAIFAHGNLIKTLLCKIVDASLNVYNNKLFIGLASITTIYVQDTGLMQIVSVSDTAHGTALC
- a CDS encoding ZIP family metal transporter — encoded protein: MLNPIFASLFSILVISLISIVGVFLLFLKNRDLKVTSFILVSFASGALFGDAFIHLIPESFAKFSSTTTVSALILLGIILFFILEKFICWRHCHLPEEKAHHHPLVLMNIFGDGLHNFIDGAVIASSFMVSPPLGIATAVAVLAHEIPQEIGDFGILLYGGLEKRKAFLLNLASGATSIFGALLVFAIGDAKLTLILLPLAAGGFLYIAGSDLVPELKHHTGAQASFLQLIAMLLGIAIMFGLKFVG
- a CDS encoding DUF192 domain-containing protein, translated to MQTSQIFFVVLAFSVLGIIYIFYPRKSINIRSVDINGKKVGVEVVTTPTSMAKGLMFRKHLAENSGMLFIFGNSAKHSFWMANTLIPLDIIWIGNDKKIVDIKENAPPCTASVIRSFCTSYIPQEKANYVLEVNGSWCAKNGVKVGDFVSFD
- a CDS encoding tyrosine-type recombinase/integrase yields the protein MIPFETAHQKFTEFLKKRGRASATMLAYSKDISQLLDFSSKKGKSLVHEIAKEDIDDFLNDLKSANYTAKSISRKINSTRTFFKFLVDEKVIKFDPARLVEHPKFTPKAPRILSKLEYRALRDTVKNDPRTAAILEVFLQTGIRISELANLKMTDVVIQNEGMGKMLVLKREIPLNRPVQEALKSYLAIKPKTKSKSFFVTKSGKPLLVRNIRATIDRYFKKTGIEHATVNDFRHTFIVQHLKEGASLLYISKIIGHKRISTTEKYLEYATSEGEKIEKMELGEL